Within the Syntrophorhabdus sp. genome, the region CTAAAATGGGTTCCTATATCTGACTTACATCCCACCCGTGCGCGAGGGTTGCCGAGCCAGGTCAAAGGCGACGGATTTAGGGTCCGTTCTCGAAGGAGTTCAAGGGTTCGAATCCCTTCCCTCGCATACTACTCATTTATCTTCCTGGGTAGCCGGTGCCTTTCTCGTACTCCTTTAGCAGCTCTTCCGCGAGGATGCGGAAGATCTCATCCCTGAAAAACACCTTATCGGGGGCACCCGGTGCATTCTCATTGACCGCGCGCTCGATAATCCGTGCGAGCAGCCGGTCCTTAAATTTTGGATTGGTAAAGCATGCCCGAAAGAACTCTGAAAACTCCTCTTCTGTGGGATGCCTGAAAAAGTTCCGGGCTTTTTTGTAATCGGTGAGCCAAGGGGCGGCATTCGGGAGCTTCGCCTGACACATCCCGCAGTAGTTCGAAGTGTCAGGCCATTCTTCGTTGCAGTCCGGGCAGATCTGAGTCATAGTTCATCATGAGCAATCGCATACATTAAAAATGAGGATGAGTACTTTACCTGATCTTTTGTAAGAAAACGCATTTTATCGTCCTAGAATCAAAAGGCTTTTTTCACACCACGCAAAACTTCAAAACATGGCCGAATTTATCCCCGATCGCCTTCCTGCGAGGGCGAGTAAAGGGGAGGAGCGTACATTCAGTATTCTGAAGAAGTTGCCTGACGATTACCTCGTTTATTATGAACCCAATATCGACAACCGGCGGCCGGACTTCATCGTGATCGCGCCGGACCAGGGTGTCATCGTCATCGAAGTGAAAGGGTGGTACCTCGATGACATCCAGAAGGTAAGCGACAGCGAAGTCGTTACGCTCTACGACGGACGCCCAAAGGCCGAGGTACACCCTCTCACGCAGGCCCGGAACTACCAGTGGAGGCTCGTGAAAGCGTGTGAGAAGAACCCGAGCTTCTCACACCTCCTGCACAAGGACGGGCCACACAAGAACCGATTTGTCTTCCCGTTCGGTCATTTTGTCGTACTCTCGAATATCTCCCAGGACCAACTCCGGAACTGTAGAGGGCACGACCTCTCGGTCGTCTTCCGGCCAGAAAACACCATGACACGGGATGTGCTCATGAACCTTGAGAGTGCGTCACCGCAGAAGATTGCCGACAAGCTGAGATCGTACTTCGACCCCTTCTGGCGGATCGAACCCCTCTCCCGGAAGCAGATCGATGTGCTTCGTGCTATCATCCATCCGGAGATCATCCTGAGTTACATCCCCTCCGGCATACCGCCGGCGCAGGACCCGGTGCAGCCAGCTTCCGCAAAGAGTGACACAATCCAGGAGCCGGCGAAGGAGTATGTCTTCTCCTATGCCCGGGGAGTCCACGAACCGAAGGTAACATCGCTGAAGGTGCTGGACAGGCGGCAG harbors:
- a CDS encoding AAA family ATPase gives rise to the protein MPDDYLVYYEPNIDNRRPDFIVIAPDQGVIVIEVKGWYLDDIQKVSDSEVVTLYDGRPKAEVHPLTQARNYQWRLVKACEKNPSFSHLLHKDGPHKNRFVFPFGHFVVLSNISQDQLRNCRGHDLSVVFRPENTMTRDVLMNLESASPQKIADKLRSYFDPFWRIEPLSRKQIDVLRAIIHPEIILSYIPSGIPPAQDPVQPASAKSDTIQEPAKEYVFSYARGVHEPKVTSLKVLDRRQENTARKIGDGHRIACGVAGSGKTVILVARARWLHDRDPEAKILLLCYNVSLGAYLRHILADYPRITVTHFDGWAKQNDVIRNRCDPITGHVEEDEHLGNRLHAQLSSRVGDFRAYDAVLVDEAQDFHPTWFSCILLAMKDPYDGDLLIVCDGNQGIRPVGTVSWKSVGIKAQGRTIHRALDLD